From Fibrobacter succinogenes, the proteins below share one genomic window:
- a CDS encoding O-acetylhomoserine aminocarboxypropyltransferase/cysteine synthase family protein — translation MDFNTTLLHHGFGSEKNSGSTLTPIYQVSAFSQESAEKLEAVFNNRAPGFAYTRIGNPTTDSFERRVSSLEKGIGAVACSSGMAAVTLSLLNILQAGDEVIASAGLFGGTIDLFHDLEAFGIKTRFVTEVTAESVRQQLNEKTKAVFTELIGNPKLNVVDLQSVADVAHENGVPFIVDSTTATPYLVRPFEFGADIVVHSSSKYINGNGSAISGIIVDSGKFKWDPARYKGFEEYKRFGKFAYLAKLRNGIWRNIGCCIAPATAFLNSLGLETLGLRMERLCDNALQLAEFLQGFEGIKVNYPALKGNPYYDLVQKQFGGRGGAIISIDAGSKERAFKLINSLKYATIATNIGDLRTLVIHPESTIFTHGTKEQKENAGVFEGSIRISVGIEDIADLKEDFEQAIKSL, via the coding sequence ATGGATTTTAATACCACGTTGTTGCATCATGGCTTTGGAAGTGAAAAAAATTCGGGATCTACGCTAACACCTATTTATCAGGTGAGCGCTTTTTCGCAGGAATCGGCCGAAAAACTCGAAGCCGTATTTAACAACAGAGCGCCAGGCTTTGCATACACGCGTATTGGAAACCCCACAACAGACTCCTTTGAACGCCGCGTTTCGTCACTCGAAAAAGGCATTGGCGCAGTCGCATGCTCTTCGGGCATGGCCGCTGTAACGCTTTCGCTCTTGAACATTTTGCAGGCTGGCGACGAAGTTATCGCAAGCGCCGGACTTTTTGGCGGCACGATCGATTTATTCCACGACTTGGAAGCATTCGGCATCAAGACACGCTTTGTCACGGAAGTCACGGCAGAAAGCGTCAGGCAGCAGCTGAACGAAAAGACGAAAGCCGTATTCACAGAACTTATCGGTAACCCGAAACTGAACGTTGTCGATTTGCAGAGCGTCGCTGACGTCGCCCACGAAAACGGCGTCCCGTTCATTGTCGATAGCACAACCGCCACCCCTTACCTTGTACGTCCTTTTGAATTCGGAGCCGACATCGTCGTGCATTCCTCTTCGAAGTACATCAACGGAAACGGCAGTGCCATCAGCGGCATTATCGTCGATAGCGGCAAATTCAAATGGGATCCGGCCCGATACAAGGGATTCGAAGAATACAAGCGCTTTGGCAAGTTCGCTTACCTCGCGAAGCTCCGCAATGGCATTTGGCGTAATATCGGCTGCTGTATCGCCCCCGCTACGGCATTCCTCAACTCCCTCGGACTCGAAACTCTCGGCCTCCGCATGGAACGCCTTTGCGATAACGCCTTGCAGCTCGCAGAATTTTTGCAGGGTTTTGAAGGCATCAAAGTCAACTACCCCGCTTTGAAAGGAAACCCCTATTACGACCTTGTTCAAAAGCAGTTTGGCGGCAGGGGCGGAGCCATCATTTCCATTGACGCAGGCTCCAAAGAAAGAGCTTTCAAACTCATCAACAGCTTGAAATATGCAACGATTGCCACGAACATCGGTGATTTGCGCACGCTCGTGATTCACCCGGAAAGCACCATCTTTACGCACGGCACCAAGGAACAAAAAGAAAATGCAGGCGTATTTGAAGGTTCCATCCGCATCAGCGTAGGCATCGAAGATATCGCCGACCTCAAGGAAGACTTTGAACAAGCGATAAAAAGTTTATAA
- the thiS gene encoding sulfur carrier protein ThiS, with amino-acid sequence MIITVAGNKKEYNDGITVAQLIEQEKVETPQYVTVSLNDEFVENTNFETTALKDGDNVEFLYFMGGGQ; translated from the coding sequence ATGATTATTACCGTAGCTGGAAACAAGAAAGAATATAATGACGGTATCACCGTTGCTCAACTCATTGAACAAGAAAAGGTGGAAACGCCGCAATACGTGACCGTTTCGCTCAACGACGAATTTGTCGAAAACACCAATTTTGAAACAACCGCTCTCAAAGACGGCGACAACGTCGAATTCCTCTACTTCATGGGAGGTGGTCAGTAA
- a CDS encoding 4Fe-4S binding protein, protein MAADYATLKKGGWMRQKQKNNFSLRVRVVGGNLTAKQLAKIAEVAEKYGEGYAHLTSRQSVEIPFIKLENVDDVKNALAEGGVEPGVCGPRVRTITACQGEAVCPSGCIDTYAIAKELDDRYFARELPHKFKFGVTGCQNNCLKAEENDVGIKGAIKVKWLESACIGCGVCAKACRRSAIRIENKKVIFDESKCNYCGRCYKSCPTDAWEATHGYIISFGGLFGNSINKGETIIPFVEDKHKLLEICDAAISFFAENANPGERFKFTIDRIGHDVFAQKIKDAYNNTP, encoded by the coding sequence ATGGCAGCAGATTACGCAACACTTAAAAAAGGCGGCTGGATGCGCCAAAAGCAGAAGAACAACTTCTCGCTGCGCGTACGCGTCGTTGGCGGAAACCTTACCGCAAAACAACTTGCAAAAATTGCCGAAGTCGCCGAGAAATATGGCGAAGGCTACGCTCACTTGACATCGAGACAGAGTGTCGAAATTCCGTTCATCAAGCTTGAAAACGTTGACGATGTGAAGAACGCCCTCGCCGAAGGTGGCGTAGAACCGGGCGTTTGCGGCCCCCGCGTCAGAACGATTACGGCTTGCCAAGGCGAAGCGGTTTGCCCGAGCGGCTGTATCGACACTTACGCTATCGCAAAAGAACTGGACGACCGCTACTTCGCTCGTGAACTCCCGCACAAGTTTAAATTCGGCGTGACCGGTTGCCAAAACAACTGCCTCAAAGCCGAAGAAAACGACGTGGGCATCAAGGGCGCAATCAAGGTGAAATGGCTCGAAAGTGCCTGCATCGGCTGTGGCGTTTGCGCTAAAGCCTGCCGCAGAAGCGCCATCCGTATCGAAAACAAAAAGGTCATCTTTGATGAATCCAAGTGCAACTATTGCGGTCGCTGCTACAAGTCCTGCCCCACGGACGCTTGGGAAGCAACGCATGGCTACATCATTTCGTTCGGCGGTCTTTTCGGCAATTCCATCAACAAGGGCGAAACCATCATTCCGTTCGTAGAAGACAAGCACAAGCTTCTTGAAATTTGCGATGCAGCCATTTCGTTCTTTGCCGAAAATGCAAATCCGGGCGAGCGCTTCAAATTCACCATCGACCGCATTGGTCATGATGTTTTTGCACAAAAAATCAAGGACGCTTACAACAACACCCCTTAA
- a CDS encoding sulfurtransferase TusA family protein: MAEQEFKIDDTVDVTDVKCPTTFVKAKVALEELDDGQILAVRLNDGEPVQNVPRSLKEEGHEILKLNDNQDGTFTLIVKKVGD, encoded by the coding sequence ATGGCAGAACAAGAATTTAAAATCGATGATACCGTTGACGTCACTGACGTCAAATGCCCGACCACATTCGTGAAGGCTAAAGTCGCCCTCGAAGAGCTCGACGACGGCCAGATTCTCGCAGTGCGCCTCAACGACGGCGAACCGGTGCAGAATGTGCCGCGCAGCCTCAAGGAAGAAGGCCACGAGATCCTGAAGCTTAACGACAATCAGGACGGAACATTCACGCTGATCGTGAAAAAAGTCGGGGACTAA